From Rutidosis leptorrhynchoides isolate AG116_Rl617_1_P2 chromosome 3, CSIRO_AGI_Rlap_v1, whole genome shotgun sequence, a single genomic window includes:
- the LOC139901620 gene encoding uncharacterized protein codes for MIKHASSFDQVSSIIDVRAKYNDSWGWRYLLSLRDKIKPHIHYNSGVNNEDCVWITNEGKKVNYSTQQVWLDLRSNKSKVNWHHVVWFKLFDPKSAFILWLAILNRLNTQDRLEKWMTNQSFVCALCEKTKDSVNHLFFLCEYSIKIWRNLKANLVFQGLPNCLNEIVSRLAQYPYTNKIWNIINRLVLAACVYWIWKERNCRIFKKKKRSEDELCKEIVNFIRLKLLTFKVKQSNAVIKVAKIWRLRWANMKFYMD; via the coding sequence ATGATCAAACATGCTTCATCGTTTGATCAAGTTTCTTCCATTATTGATGTTAGAGCCAAATATAATGATAGCTGGGGATGGAGGTATTTACTTAGCCTAAGAGATAAGATCAAGCCTCATATTCATTATAATTCTGGTGTTAATAATGAAGATTGTGTTTGGATAACTAATGAAGGGAAGAAAGTGAATTATTCTACACAACAGGTTTGGTTGGATCTTAGAAGTAATAAAAGTAAGGTTAATTGGCATCATGTTGTGTGGTTCAAGCTGTTTGATCCAAAAAGTGCTTTTATTTTATGGCTTGCAATCCTGAATAGATTGAATACTCAAGACAGATTAGAAAAATGGATGACTAATCAAAGCTTTGTCTGTGCTCTTTGTGAGAAGACTAAAGATTCTGTCAACCATCTGTTCTTTTTGTGTGAATACAGTATTAAGATCTGGAGGAATTTGAAGGCTAATCTAGTATTTCAAGGCCTGCCTAATTGCCTCAATGAAATTGTAAGCAGGCTTGCCCAGTATCCATATACTAATAAGATTTGGAACATTATCAATAGGCTAGTGCTTGCTGCTTGTGTTTATTGGATATGGAAGGAAAGGAATTGCAGAATCTTTAAGAAAAAGAAGAGGTCTGAGGATGAATTGTGCAAAGAGATTGTGAATTTCATCAGACTGAAGttgttgacttttaaagtcaaACAATCGAATGCTGTTATCAAAGTGGCGAAGATTTGGAGGCTGAGATGGGCGAATATGAAGTTTTATATGGATTAG
- the LOC139898064 gene encoding uncharacterized protein gives MANRTLMISVIAVVCFIVLMFVTPSIPQDQQYHDFADQRQFLGIPNALNVISNVPFLIIGVIGLILCYYKNFFKLSLQGELCGWTFFYIGVTAVGFGSSYYHLQPNDATLVWDRLPMTFAFTSIVAIFIIERIDQRKGTYSIIPLILVGVISILYWRFFDDLRPYALVQFIPMIAIPLMAIILPPMYTHSTYWLWAAGFYLLAKVEEAADDTIYKWTHHVVSGHTLKHLCAAMVPVFLTLMLAKRDIVTERVSLLQIWKISWTKYRQNGVMTENQTITYTSVPIEEPRE, from the exons ATGGCTAATCGAACTTTAATGATATCGGTGATAGCAGTTGTATGCTTTATCGTATTGATGTTTGTTACTCCTTCAATTCCTCAAGATCAACAGTATCATGATTTCGCCGATCAACGTCAATTTTTAG GTATACCTAATGCTTTGAATGTGATTTCAAATGTGCCTTTCTTAATTATTGGTGTCATAGGGCTCATACTCTGCTATTATAAAAACTTTTTTAAGTTGAG TCTGCAAGGGGAGCTTTGTGGTTGGACATTTTTTTACATTGGTGTGACTGCTGTTGGTTTTGGATCATCATACTATCATCTTCAACCGAATGATGCTACCCTTGTTTGGGATCGCCTGCCT ATGACCTTTGCATTCACTTCAATTGTTGCAATATTTATCATTGAAAGAATTGACCAGCGAAAGGGAACATACTCTATCATTCCATTGATTTTGGTTGGTGTCATAAGCATTTTGTACTGGAG GTTTTTTGATGATCTCCGACCGTATGCCTTGGTTCAGTTTATACCAATGATTGCCATTCCTTTGATGGCCATTATACTTCCTCCAATGTACACGCATTCTACGTATTGGCTATGGGCTGCAG GATTTTATCTTCTAGCAAAGGTTGAAGAAGCTGCAGATGATACAATCTACAAATGGACTCATCATGTTGTTAGTGGACACACTCTCAAGCATTTATGTGCTGCAATGGTTCCTGTGTTCTTGACACTTATGCTTGCGAAGAGGGATATTGTAACCGAGAG GGTAAGCCTGTTACAAATATGGAAAATATCATGGACCAAATACAGACAAAACGGTGTGATGACCGAGAATCAAACGATCACCTACACAAGTGTTCCTATTGAGGAGCCTCGTGAATGA